The following are encoded in a window of Mycobacterium vicinigordonae genomic DNA:
- a CDS encoding uroporphyrinogen-III synthase, with amino-acid sequence MTRGRKPRPGRITFVGSGPGDPGLLTTRAAAVLGNAALVFTDPDVPEPVLALIGKDLPPVSGPAPAESAPAGSDAASASTDTAPAIVASGPDVRPALGDPSEVAKTLTHEARLGVDVVRLVAGDPLAVDAVITEVNAVARTHLHVEIVPGLAPSSAVPTYAGLPLGSSHTVADVRGDVDWEALAAAPGPLILQATASHLADAARTLIDHELADSTPCVVTAQGTTCQQRSVETTLQGLTDPAVLGGGTDPAGPLTGPLVVTIGKTVTSRAKLNWWESRALYGWTVLVPRTKDQAGEMSDRLTSYGALPIEVPTIAVEPPRSPAQMERAVKGLVDGRFQWVVFTSTNAVRAVWEKFGEFGLDARAFSGVKIACVGESTADRVRAFGISPELVPSGEQSSMGLLDEFPPYDSIFDPVNRVLLPRADIATETLAEGLRERGWEIEDVTAYRTVRAAPPPASTREMIKTGGFDAVCFTSSSTVRNLVGIAGKPHARTIIACIGPKTAETAAEFGLRVDVQPETAAVGPLVDALAEHAARLRAEGALPPPRKKSRRR; translated from the coding sequence ATGACGCGAGGGCGTAAGCCAAGGCCAGGCCGCATCACATTCGTGGGTTCTGGCCCGGGCGACCCCGGTCTTTTGACAACCCGAGCCGCCGCGGTGCTGGGCAATGCCGCGCTGGTCTTCACCGACCCCGACGTGCCGGAGCCGGTTCTGGCGTTGATCGGCAAAGACCTGCCGCCGGTGTCCGGCCCAGCGCCGGCCGAATCGGCCCCGGCCGGCTCGGACGCGGCATCCGCGAGCACCGACACCGCGCCGGCAATCGTGGCCAGCGGCCCGGACGTTCGGCCCGCGCTCGGCGACCCGTCCGAGGTGGCCAAGACGCTGACGCACGAGGCGCGTCTGGGTGTTGACGTGGTGCGGCTAGTGGCCGGCGACCCGCTGGCGGTCGACGCGGTGATCACCGAGGTGAACGCCGTCGCACGCACCCATCTGCACGTCGAGATCGTGCCGGGCCTGGCCCCCAGCAGCGCGGTGCCGACCTACGCCGGGCTGCCGCTGGGCTCTTCGCACACCGTGGCTGATGTGCGCGGTGATGTGGACTGGGAGGCGCTGGCAGCCGCCCCGGGACCGCTGATTCTGCAGGCGACCGCGTCGCATCTGGCCGACGCCGCGCGCACCCTGATCGACCACGAACTGGCCGATTCGACGCCGTGTGTGGTGACCGCGCAGGGCACCACCTGCCAGCAGCGGTCGGTGGAGACCACGCTGCAGGGACTGACCGATCCGGCCGTGCTGGGCGGCGGCACCGACCCGGCTGGTCCGCTGACCGGGCCGCTGGTGGTGACCATCGGCAAGACGGTGACCAGCCGAGCCAAGCTGAACTGGTGGGAGAGCCGCGCGCTGTACGGCTGGACCGTGCTGGTGCCGCGCACCAAGGACCAGGCCGGCGAGATGAGCGACCGGTTGACGTCCTACGGCGCACTGCCCATCGAGGTGCCGACCATCGCCGTCGAGCCGCCGCGCAGCCCCGCGCAGATGGAACGCGCCGTTAAGGGTCTTGTCGACGGCCGGTTCCAGTGGGTGGTGTTCACCTCCACGAATGCGGTGCGCGCGGTGTGGGAGAAGTTCGGCGAGTTCGGTCTGGACGCGCGCGCGTTCTCCGGCGTGAAGATCGCCTGCGTCGGCGAGTCGACGGCAGACCGGGTCCGTGCGTTCGGCATCAGCCCCGAGCTGGTGCCTTCCGGCGAGCAGTCGTCCATGGGGTTGCTGGACGAATTCCCGCCGTACGACAGCATTTTCGACCCGGTGAACCGGGTGCTGCTGCCGCGCGCCGACATTGCTACCGAGACGCTGGCCGAGGGTCTGCGTGAGCGCGGCTGGGAGATCGAAGACGTCACCGCCTACCGGACCGTGCGTGCCGCACCGCCGCCGGCGTCCACTCGCGAGATGATCAAGACCGGCGGGTTCGACGCGGTGTGCTTCACCTCCAGCTCGACCGTACGCAACTTGGTCGGCATCGCCGGCAAACCGCACGCGCGGACCATCATCGCCTGCATCGGCCCCAAGACGGCCGAGACTGCCGCCGAATTCGGCTTGCGGGTTGATGTCCAGCCGGAGACTGCGGCCGTGGGTCCGCTGGTCGATGCGCTCGCCGAACACGCCGCGCGGTTGCGCGCCGAGGGTGCGCTGCCGCCACCGCGCAAGAAGAGCCGCAGGCGCTAG
- the hemB gene encoding porphobilinogen synthase — MAYPRQRPRRLRSTPAIRRLVAQTSLEPRHLVLPMFVADGIDEPRPIASMPGVVQHTRDSLRSAAADAVAAGVGGLMIFGVPREQDKDPHGSAGIHADGILNVALRDLAKDLGDATVLMADTCLDEFTDHGHCGVLDGRGRVDNDATVDQYVKLAVAQAESGTHVVGPSGMMDGQVAAIRDGLDAAGYTDVAVLAYAAKFASAFYGPFRDAVASSLAGDRRTYQQEPGNAREALREIELDLAEGADMVMVKPAMGYLDVVAAAASVSPVPVAAYQVSGEYAMICAAAANGWIDGRAAALESLTSIRRAGADIVLTYWAAKAARWLA, encoded by the coding sequence GTGGCGTACCCCCGGCAGCGCCCGCGCCGGCTCCGCTCCACCCCGGCTATACGCCGCCTGGTGGCGCAAACCTCTTTGGAGCCAAGGCATTTGGTGTTGCCGATGTTCGTCGCCGACGGCATCGACGAGCCGCGGCCGATCGCCTCCATGCCGGGGGTGGTGCAGCACACCCGCGATTCGCTGCGCAGTGCTGCCGCCGACGCCGTTGCCGCCGGAGTTGGCGGGCTAATGATCTTCGGCGTGCCCCGCGAACAAGACAAGGACCCGCACGGTTCGGCCGGCATCCACGCCGACGGCATCCTCAACGTTGCTCTGCGGGATCTGGCCAAGGATCTTGGCGATGCCACCGTGTTGATGGCAGACACTTGCCTCGACGAGTTCACCGATCATGGTCATTGCGGCGTCTTGGACGGGCGGGGCCGGGTCGACAATGACGCAACCGTGGACCAGTACGTGAAACTGGCTGTGGCACAAGCGGAATCGGGTACTCACGTGGTGGGGCCGAGCGGCATGATGGACGGCCAGGTGGCCGCGATCCGGGACGGCCTGGATGCGGCCGGCTACACCGACGTGGCCGTACTGGCGTACGCCGCGAAATTCGCTTCGGCGTTTTATGGGCCGTTCCGCGACGCGGTCGCCTCCAGCCTGGCCGGCGACCGGCGGACCTATCAGCAGGAGCCCGGCAATGCCCGCGAGGCGCTGCGTGAGATCGAGCTCGACCTTGCCGAAGGCGCCGACATGGTGATGGTCAAACCCGCGATGGGCTACCTCGACGTGGTAGCGGCGGCGGCAAGTGTCAGTCCAGTTCCGGTGGCCGCGTATCAAGTGTCCGGGGAGTACGCGATGATTTGTGCGGCGGCGGCCAATGGTTGGATCGACGGACGTGCCGCGGCGCTGGAATCACTGACCAGCATCCGGCGCGCCGGAGCTGACATCGTGCTCACGTATTGGGCCGCCAAGGCAGCGAGGTGGCTGGCGTGA
- a CDS encoding DUF3093 domain-containing protein, whose translation MNAAGNPNELPLATEKAPLFYEPGASWYWVLAGPLSAASLIYIQWTNHVAISYLVPVVFLILVSAFVALQVKAARIHTSVELTEDALRQGTETILVREIVKVFPEPENSVASGKPLARWQSARALGELVGVPRGRRGIGLKLTGSRTAQAWARRHRHLRDALTPLVEERMGPYVAEVADEVDVTDDESQL comes from the coding sequence ATGAACGCAGCGGGGAACCCTAACGAACTCCCTCTAGCGACGGAAAAGGCGCCGCTGTTCTACGAACCGGGCGCCAGCTGGTACTGGGTGCTGGCGGGCCCACTGTCGGCGGCCTCACTGATCTACATCCAGTGGACCAACCATGTCGCGATCTCCTATCTGGTGCCGGTGGTCTTCCTGATTCTGGTGTCGGCGTTCGTGGCGCTGCAGGTCAAGGCGGCACGCATCCACACCTCGGTGGAGCTGACCGAGGATGCGCTGCGGCAGGGCACCGAGACGATCCTGGTGCGCGAAATCGTCAAGGTGTTCCCTGAACCCGAGAACTCGGTGGCGTCCGGGAAACCGCTGGCCAGGTGGCAGTCCGCGCGGGCGCTCGGTGAACTGGTCGGCGTGCCGCGCGGTCGACGGGGCATCGGTCTCAAGCTCACCGGGAGCCGCACCGCGCAGGCCTGGGCGCGCCGCCACCGTCATCTTCGTGACGCGCTGACTCCGCTGGTCGAAGAACGGATGGGCCCCTACGTCGCCGAGGTCGCCGACGAGGTCGACGTCACAGACGACGAGTCGCAGCTGTGA
- a CDS encoding STAS domain-containing protein produces the protein MTTAITPPVRGNGTVECSGAFIRAHCRHLATVVTLRGEVDAVNVDQVSRHVRRFVDGTNPLVLDLSELTHFSTAGISLLCALDEECRAADVEWTVVTNPTCAALLGNDAGESPFPVSRSVHQALRSLADAISWRRQSVLSLVKKSA, from the coding sequence ATGACCACCGCAATCACGCCACCGGTTCGGGGGAACGGAACCGTCGAGTGCAGCGGCGCCTTCATCCGGGCGCATTGTCGCCACCTGGCGACCGTAGTCACCCTTCGCGGCGAGGTCGACGCCGTCAACGTCGACCAGGTCAGTAGGCATGTCCGACGGTTCGTCGACGGCACCAATCCGCTGGTGCTCGACCTGAGCGAGCTCACCCATTTCTCCACGGCCGGGATCTCGCTGCTCTGCGCCCTCGACGAGGAGTGCCGGGCCGCCGACGTGGAATGGACCGTCGTTACCAACCCCACCTGTGCCGCGTTGCTCGGAAACGACGCAGGCGAATCACCGTTCCCCGTTTCCCGTTCGGTACACCAGGCGCTGCGCAGTCTGGCCGACGCCATCTCCTGGCGGCGTCAGTCGGTGCTGTCCCTGGTCAAGAAGTCCGCCTGA
- a CDS encoding acyltransferase family protein codes for MQSGELKGQIKGEIKALTGLRIVASLWVVLFHFRPMVADLSPDLRENLAPVLNCGAQGVDLFFILSGFVLTWNYLDRMGQSWSLRATVHFLWLRLARVWPVYLVTMHLAAAWFILTLHIGHTPMPDVGRLTAISYVRQVLLIQLWYQPYFDLSSWDGPAWSISAEWLAYLLFGVLVLIIFRIQHATRARGLMLMAFAASLPPVLLLLASGVFYTPWSWLPRIVTQFAAGAIACAAVRRLRLSERGRRIAGYISVLLVAAIVGILYLLRDYPITGVYDSGGVVDLLFVPLVITLAVGLGSLPWLLSTRWLVYGGEISFCLYMVHELVHTSWTWAVVNFGLRPWEQDNPWRWNIFGLLAIAVVLSILLYHYVEEPARRWMRRMVDAPPIPAGHDPEQSPDMGAPPIDVARKEVSPRVAAT; via the coding sequence GTGCAAAGCGGCGAACTCAAGGGTCAGATAAAGGGCGAGATCAAGGCCCTCACGGGACTCCGCATCGTGGCCTCACTATGGGTGGTGCTGTTTCACTTCCGGCCGATGGTGGCCGACCTGTCGCCCGACTTGCGGGAGAACCTGGCGCCGGTGCTGAATTGCGGAGCACAGGGCGTCGACCTTTTCTTCATCCTCAGCGGCTTCGTGCTGACCTGGAACTATCTCGACCGCATGGGTCAGTCGTGGTCGCTGCGCGCCACGGTGCACTTCCTGTGGCTGCGGCTGGCGCGGGTTTGGCCGGTGTATCTGGTGACGATGCACCTAGCCGCGGCCTGGTTCATCCTCACCCTCCATATAGGCCATACCCCAATGCCCGACGTGGGCCGGCTCACCGCGATCAGCTACGTGCGGCAGGTGCTACTGATTCAGCTGTGGTACCAGCCGTACTTCGACCTTTCCAGCTGGGACGGGCCGGCCTGGTCGATCAGCGCCGAGTGGCTGGCTTATCTGTTGTTCGGCGTGCTGGTGCTGATCATCTTCCGGATCCAGCACGCCACCCGGGCCCGCGGCCTGATGCTGATGGCATTCGCGGCGTCGTTGCCGCCGGTGCTGTTGCTACTGGCCAGCGGCGTGTTCTACACGCCGTGGAGCTGGCTGCCGCGGATTGTTACGCAGTTCGCTGCGGGAGCCATCGCGTGTGCCGCGGTGCGCCGGTTGCGGCTCAGCGAACGTGGTCGGCGCATTGCCGGATACATCTCGGTGCTGCTGGTCGCCGCGATAGTCGGCATCCTGTACCTGCTGCGGGATTACCCGATCACGGGGGTGTATGACAGCGGCGGCGTGGTGGACTTGCTGTTCGTTCCGCTGGTGATCACGCTGGCGGTCGGGTTGGGCAGTCTGCCGTGGCTGTTGTCGACCCGCTGGCTGGTGTACGGCGGGGAGATCTCGTTCTGCCTGTACATGGTGCACGAGCTGGTGCACACCAGCTGGACGTGGGCGGTGGTGAACTTCGGGCTGCGACCGTGGGAGCAGGACAATCCGTGGCGCTGGAATATCTTCGGGCTGCTGGCGATCGCGGTGGTGCTGTCGATCCTGCTGTATCACTACGTGGAGGAGCCGGCCCGTCGGTGGATGCGCCGGATGGTCGATGCGCCACCCATTCCGGCGGGCCACGACCCCGAGCAGTCGCCAGATATGGGTGCCCCGCCCATCGATGTTGCGCGCAAAGAGGTTTCGCCCCGCGTGGCGGCCACCTGA
- a CDS encoding Rv0518 family GDSL lipase, with the protein MGRLATLIVGLMVPVAVLAQTPLPSANGSVYRPMSFDFRVNHVAVIGDSYTTGTDEGGLGSNAWTARAWQQLAQRGTRVSADVAAEGRAGYGAVGDHGHIFFDLTARAVRPEDVLVMFFGSRNDQDVDPGLLTDRVRDTLNRARDLAPAARLLVIGPPWPSADVPQAILRIRDILHAAARTMGAAFVDPLDRRWFVDRPDLIGADGVHPTDTGHAYMARQIAPLIRTQLSR; encoded by the coding sequence GTGGGTCGGCTGGCGACGCTGATCGTTGGTCTGATGGTTCCGGTTGCTGTCCTGGCGCAGACGCCGCTGCCATCGGCAAACGGATCGGTTTATCGCCCAATGAGTTTCGACTTCCGGGTGAACCACGTTGCGGTGATCGGTGACTCGTACACCACCGGAACCGACGAGGGTGGGTTGGGATCCAACGCGTGGACCGCCCGCGCGTGGCAACAGCTGGCCCAGCGCGGCACCCGCGTCAGCGCGGACGTGGCCGCCGAGGGCAGAGCCGGCTACGGCGCTGTCGGTGACCACGGCCACATCTTCTTTGATCTGACCGCCCGGGCGGTCAGGCCCGAGGACGTGCTGGTGATGTTCTTCGGCTCGCGAAACGATCAGGACGTCGATCCGGGTCTGCTGACCGACCGGGTGCGCGACACCCTGAACAGGGCGCGCGATCTGGCGCCGGCCGCGCGACTGCTGGTGATCGGACCGCCTTGGCCATCGGCCGATGTGCCGCAGGCTATTTTGCGGATTCGCGACATCCTGCACGCGGCGGCGCGGACAATGGGTGCAGCTTTCGTCGATCCGCTGGACCGGCGCTGGTTCGTCGACCGGCCGGACCTGATCGGCGCTGACGGCGTGCACCCCACCGACACCGGACATGCGTACATGGCGCGCCAGATCGCTCCCCTGATACGGACGCAGTTGTCCCGGTGA
- a CDS encoding acyltransferase family protein: MPTAASQPSSASSPRTPFRPDIEGLRAIAVIAVVFYHAGIPGIAGGYIGVDVFFVISGFLITGLLWREVVATKTVALGGFYAARARRLLPAAATVGVVTAIVAAIVLPPLQARRVFVDGIASMLYVGNYRFAVQGTDYMGSAAPSPFQHYWSLGVEEQFYLVWPALIIGTAWLVGRFRRDAVSSATPYAVLLASVGVTSLAAAVIWTRVSPPWAFFSLPTRAWELAAGGLVALTINQWKRLPLLPATVAGWGGLALILLTCTQLGPHTPYPGTSALLPVLGTALVIGAGCVTGGLGVGRVLCPPVMRSIGRVSYSWYLWHWPVLLLLPPLLGDPGGLPGRLAATTVSAGLAVITMHAVENPGRFAAALRRSATASLAVAGAASAVAACACAVLLTAVPAPVGHGAAAPQAKILALPPAPDPQLSPQDAAVRQAFAQARDLLAASIGLGPVPSNLNPSLSAAPGDKAPVFVNGCMRSWRDVGQSECATADTASPTTVTLIGDSHAAMWDPALQQVAQQRHWRLETMAKVTCPFLDLPIVSPYLGRKYTECEQWRGEVMGRVAAERPRLVVLGMSRRYHADFSFASYDRAWVDSLALVVTTLRGMGSNVLVLGPAADPQASAPTCLSAHLDDAGACAPPRAVAVNGDGIAAEERVTTAAGGHYADLTDLFCTAQRCPMIVGNTLVFRDDNHITTEYSQLLAPVLGALADRALANG; the protein is encoded by the coding sequence ATGCCTACCGCCGCCAGCCAACCCAGTTCGGCCAGCAGTCCCCGCACCCCGTTTCGTCCCGACATCGAGGGCTTGCGCGCCATCGCGGTGATCGCGGTCGTCTTCTACCACGCGGGCATTCCCGGCATCGCCGGCGGCTACATCGGCGTCGACGTCTTCTTCGTGATCTCCGGCTTTCTCATCACCGGGCTGCTGTGGCGCGAAGTCGTGGCGACCAAAACCGTTGCGCTGGGCGGCTTCTACGCGGCCCGTGCCCGGCGTCTGCTGCCGGCCGCGGCAACCGTCGGGGTAGTCACCGCGATCGTCGCGGCCATCGTTTTGCCGCCGCTGCAGGCCAGGAGGGTGTTCGTCGACGGGATCGCCAGCATGCTCTACGTCGGCAACTACCGGTTCGCCGTGCAGGGCACCGACTACATGGGGTCGGCGGCGCCGTCACCGTTTCAGCACTACTGGTCGCTGGGGGTGGAGGAACAGTTCTATCTGGTGTGGCCGGCGCTGATCATCGGGACGGCGTGGCTGGTTGGCCGATTCCGGCGCGACGCGGTGTCCAGTGCGACGCCGTACGCGGTGCTGCTGGCCTCCGTCGGGGTCACATCTTTGGCGGCGGCAGTGATCTGGACCCGGGTGTCGCCGCCCTGGGCGTTCTTCTCGCTGCCCACCCGGGCCTGGGAGCTGGCCGCGGGCGGGCTGGTGGCGCTGACAATCAACCAGTGGAAGCGGTTGCCGTTGCTACCTGCAACCGTCGCCGGATGGGGCGGGCTGGCGCTGATCCTGCTGACCTGCACCCAGCTGGGCCCGCACACGCCCTACCCGGGCACCTCGGCACTGCTACCGGTGCTGGGCACCGCGCTGGTGATCGGCGCCGGCTGCGTCACCGGTGGTCTGGGGGTCGGACGGGTGCTATGCCCACCGGTGATGCGGTCGATCGGGCGGGTGTCTTACTCGTGGTACCTGTGGCACTGGCCGGTGCTGCTGTTGTTGCCGCCGCTGCTGGGTGATCCGGGCGGCCTGCCCGGCCGGCTGGCGGCGACGACGGTGTCGGCCGGGCTGGCAGTGATCACCATGCACGCGGTGGAGAACCCGGGCCGATTCGCCGCCGCGCTGCGCCGCTCCGCAACGGCCAGCCTGGCGGTAGCCGGTGCCGCGAGTGCCGTGGCCGCCTGCGCGTGCGCGGTGTTGCTGACGGCCGTGCCGGCGCCGGTGGGCCACGGCGCGGCCGCCCCCCAGGCCAAAATCCTGGCGCTGCCGCCGGCCCCGGATCCGCAGCTCAGCCCGCAGGATGCGGCCGTTCGACAGGCTTTCGCGCAGGCCCGCGACCTGCTGGCGGCGTCGATCGGGCTAGGTCCGGTGCCTTCGAACCTGAACCCGTCGCTGTCGGCAGCGCCGGGCGACAAGGCGCCGGTGTTCGTCAACGGTTGCATGCGTTCCTGGCGCGACGTGGGCCAGAGTGAGTGTGCGACCGCCGATACCGCCTCACCCACCACCGTGACCCTGATCGGCGACTCCCACGCCGCCATGTGGGATCCGGCGCTGCAGCAGGTCGCCCAGCAGCGGCACTGGCGGCTCGAGACGATGGCCAAAGTCACCTGCCCGTTCCTGGACCTACCGATCGTCAGCCCCTACCTCGGGCGCAAGTACACCGAGTGCGAGCAGTGGCGCGGCGAGGTGATGGGACGGGTGGCTGCCGAGCGGCCGCGACTGGTCGTGCTGGGCATGAGTCGGCGCTACCACGCCGATTTCAGCTTCGCCTCCTACGACCGAGCGTGGGTCGACAGCCTGGCCCTGGTGGTGACGACGCTGCGCGGCATGGGTTCCAACGTGCTGGTGCTGGGTCCCGCCGCCGACCCGCAGGCATCCGCGCCGACCTGCCTCTCGGCTCACCTCGACGACGCCGGGGCCTGCGCGCCGCCGCGAGCGGTCGCAGTCAACGGGGACGGAATCGCCGCCGAGGAGCGAGTGACCACCGCCGCCGGAGGGCACTACGCGGACCTCACCGATCTGTTCTGCACCGCGCAGCGCTGCCCAATGATCGTGGGCAACACCCTGGTATTCCGCGACGACAATCACATCACGACCGAGTATTCACAGCTGCTGGCACCGGTCCTCGGCGCACTGGCCGACCGTGCTCTCGCGAACGGGTGA
- a CDS encoding alpha/beta hydrolase: MTTVADLTRRSVLRMSAGAAGVLALSALVDSPRTLAAPTAPAPFDPPTAGKTLPTKLTGSFVSAARGGIRTNWVIAMPPGQTKMLRPVIALHGKDGDANMMLDCGVEDALAQLVAEGKPPFAVVGVDGGPDCYWHRRANGQDSGTMVLEELLPMLTSMGMDTSKVGFLGWSMGGYGALLLGARLGPARTAGICAVSPALYMSYIGSAPGAFDSLDDWNRNTVFGLPVLNSIPIRIDCGIGDRFFFASSQFAGQLKKKPAGSFSPGGHDVDYWRAQLPAELAWMAT; this comes from the coding sequence TTGACGACCGTGGCCGACTTGACCCGCCGCTCGGTGCTGCGCATGAGCGCTGGTGCTGCCGGTGTACTTGCGCTCAGCGCACTGGTCGATTCGCCCCGCACCCTGGCCGCGCCGACCGCACCTGCCCCCTTCGATCCCCCGACCGCGGGCAAGACGCTGCCGACCAAGCTCACCGGCTCGTTCGTCTCGGCCGCGCGCGGCGGCATCAGGACGAATTGGGTCATCGCCATGCCACCCGGCCAGACGAAAATGTTGCGGCCGGTCATCGCCCTGCACGGCAAGGACGGCGACGCCAACATGATGCTGGACTGCGGCGTAGAGGACGCGCTGGCGCAGCTGGTCGCCGAAGGCAAGCCGCCGTTCGCGGTGGTGGGCGTCGACGGCGGCCCCGACTGCTACTGGCATCGCCGCGCCAACGGCCAGGACTCGGGCACCATGGTGCTTGAAGAATTGCTGCCGATGCTGACCTCGATGGGCATGGACACCTCCAAGGTCGGCTTCCTGGGCTGGTCCATGGGCGGGTACGGCGCCTTGCTGCTGGGCGCCCGACTGGGCCCGGCCCGCACCGCCGGGATCTGCGCCGTCAGCCCGGCCCTGTACATGTCCTACATCGGCAGCGCGCCCGGTGCATTCGACAGCCTCGACGACTGGAACCGCAACACCGTATTCGGCCTGCCGGTGCTCAACTCGATCCCCATCCGGATCGACTGCGGCATCGGCGACCGTTTCTTCTTCGCCTCCAGCCAGTTCGCCGGCCAGTTGAAGAAGAAGCCGGCCGGCAGCTTCTCCCCCGGCGGGCACGACGTCGACTACTGGCGTGCCCAGCTGCCCGCGGAGCTTGCCTGGATGGCAACGTAG
- a CDS encoding amino acid permease encodes MPSTPQLQQGLSQRQLNMIAIGGVIGAGLFVGSGVVIHRTGPAAFLTYAVCGLLIILVMRMLGEMAAANPSTGSFADYASAALGGWAGFSVGWLYWYFWVIVVGFEAVAGGKVLNYWFPAPLWLSSLCLMLVMTATNLFSVSSFGEFEFWFAGIKVATIVIFLCLGTAYAFGWLPGGHGGLANLTAHGGFFPHGVTAVFAAIVVVIFSMVGAEVVTIAAAESRDPARAVARATNSVVARIAVFFVGSVFLLVVVLPWDSTELGASPYVAALKQMGIPGADQVMNAVVLTAVLSCLNSGLYTASRMLFVLAGRGEAPAQLVRVSGRGVPHLAIIGSSVVGFVCVLMAWLAPNTLFLFLLNSSGAIILFVYLLIALSQIVLRRRTPAEKLRVKMWLFPVLSALTLAGIVAVLVQMAFDHDARSQLWLSLLSWAAVLGVYFALPSRRNEQAKPKPARWS; translated from the coding sequence ATGCCCAGCACCCCGCAGCTGCAACAAGGACTGTCGCAGCGGCAGCTGAACATGATCGCCATCGGCGGGGTGATCGGTGCCGGGTTGTTTGTCGGCTCGGGAGTGGTGATTCACCGGACCGGGCCGGCGGCATTTCTCACGTATGCGGTCTGCGGGCTGCTGATCATCCTGGTGATGCGGATGCTCGGTGAGATGGCCGCGGCCAATCCGTCCACCGGATCGTTCGCAGACTACGCGAGCGCAGCGCTGGGCGGGTGGGCGGGCTTCTCGGTGGGCTGGCTGTACTGGTACTTCTGGGTTATCGTGGTCGGCTTCGAGGCGGTCGCCGGCGGCAAAGTACTGAATTACTGGTTTCCGGCTCCGTTATGGCTGTCGTCGTTATGCCTGATGCTGGTGATGACGGCGACGAATTTGTTCTCGGTCTCTTCGTTCGGCGAGTTCGAATTCTGGTTCGCCGGAATCAAAGTCGCTACCATCGTGATCTTCCTGTGCCTGGGGACGGCGTACGCGTTCGGGTGGTTGCCGGGCGGGCACGGAGGACTGGCCAACCTGACGGCACACGGCGGCTTCTTTCCGCACGGCGTCACGGCCGTCTTCGCTGCGATCGTGGTGGTGATCTTCTCCATGGTGGGTGCGGAGGTGGTCACCATCGCCGCTGCGGAAAGCCGGGATCCGGCGCGCGCGGTGGCGCGAGCGACCAACTCGGTGGTCGCGCGGATCGCGGTGTTCTTCGTTGGTTCGGTCTTCCTGCTCGTCGTCGTATTACCTTGGGATTCAACCGAACTGGGTGCGTCACCCTATGTTGCCGCGCTCAAGCAGATGGGCATTCCCGGCGCCGACCAGGTGATGAACGCGGTAGTGCTCACCGCGGTGCTGTCCTGCCTGAATTCGGGCCTGTACACCGCATCGCGGATGCTGTTCGTGCTCGCCGGACGGGGGGAGGCGCCGGCGCAGCTGGTTCGGGTCAGCGGGCGGGGCGTGCCGCACCTGGCGATCATCGGTTCGTCGGTGGTGGGTTTCGTGTGCGTGTTGATGGCGTGGCTGGCGCCCAACACCTTGTTCCTATTTCTGCTGAATTCTTCGGGCGCCATCATCTTGTTCGTGTATCTGCTGATCGCACTGTCGCAGATCGTGCTGCGCCGGCGCACGCCGGCTGAGAAGTTGCGGGTGAAGATGTGGTTGTTTCCGGTCTTGTCGGCGCTTACCCTGGCCGGAATCGTCGCGGTGCTGGTGCAGATGGCGTTCGACCACGACGCCCGCTCGCAGCTGTGGCTGAGCCTGTTGTCCTGGGCGGCGGTGCTCGGTGTGTACTTCGCGTTGCCGAGCAGACGAAACGAGCAGGCTAAGCCCAAGCCTGCTCGATGGTCTTGA